In Populus alba chromosome 1, ASM523922v2, whole genome shotgun sequence, a single window of DNA contains:
- the LOC118033016 gene encoding aldehyde dehydrogenase family 3 member F1 isoform X1: MEGVKGLESDLEAMRQYFRSGKTKDVAWRQSQLKGLLSFIKEKEKDIFKALKEDLGKHHVEAYRDEVGILTKSIKFALHGLKEWMSSKKAKLPIVALLSSAELVPEPLGFVLIISSWNFPFGLSLEPLIGAIAAGNTMVLKPSELAPASASLLANVLPTYLDSSAVKVIQGGPAVGERLLQQKWDKIFFTGSARVGRIIMSAAVKHLTPVALELGGKCPAVVDSVSSSWDTKVTVNRILVSKFGACAGQACIAIDYILVEKRFASTLVELMKVMVKKMFGENPRETNTVARIVNEQHFLRLKNLLSDSAVQNSIVYGGSMDEKNLFVEPTILVDPPLDAAMMTEEIFGPLLPIITLDKVEDSIAFINSKPKPLAIYAFTNNEKFKRRMLSETSSGSLVFNDAVIQYAADALPFGGIGESGLGKYHGKFSFDTFSHYKAVTRRSFLTDFWFRFPPWNDYKLLLLEGTYKSDYLGMLLVILGLKRRR, translated from the exons ATGGAGGGTGTGAAGGGTTTGGAGAGTGATTTAGAGGCCATGAGACAGTATTTTAGGAGTGGAAAGACCAAAGATGTAGCTTGGAGGCAATCTCAGCTGAAAGGATTGCTCTCGTTTATcaaggaaaaagagaaagacaTCTTCAAGGCTTTAAAGGAAGATTTAGGGAAGCATCATGTTGAGGCATACAGAGACGAA GTAGGGATATTGACAAAATCCATCAAATTTGCACTGCACGGGTTAAAAGAATGGATGTCAAGCAAGAAG GCCAAGTTGCCAATAGTTGCCCTGTTATCGTCTGCAGAATTGGTACCTGAACCTCTTGGTTTTGTCCTAATTATTTCATCGTGGAATTTTCCTTTTG GACTATCCTTGGAACCACTGATAGGAGCAATAGCTGCTGGTAACACGATGGTTTTAAAACCTTCGGAATTAGCTCCTGCAAGTGCTTCTCTTCTAGCAAATGTTTTGCCAACTTACCTAGACAGTTCAGCTGTCAAGGTTATCCAAGGAGGACCAGCTGTGGGTGAACGTCTCCTACAGCAGAAATGGGACAAGATCTTTTTTACAG GAAGTGCACGAGTAGGACGAATAATTATGTCAGCAGCTGTGAAACATCTCACACCTGTTGCTCTAGAATTGGGAGGTAAATGCCCTGCTGTTGTGGATTCTGTATCATCTTCATGGGATACAAAG GTGACTGTGAACAGAATTTTAGTGTCAAAATTTGGAGCCTGTGCTGGTCAAGCATGTATAGCAATTGATTATATCCTAGTGGAAAAAAGATTTGCTTCCACCTTG GTGGAATTAATGAAAGTTATGGTCAAGAAAATGTTTGGTGAAAACCCAAGAGAGACAAATACTGTTGCAAGAATAGTCAACGAACAGCATTTCTTGAGATTGAAGAATCTTCTAAGCGACTCAGCCGTGCAAAATTCCATTGTCTATGGAGGTTCAATGGATGAAAAGAATCT GTTCGTCGAGCCAACAATCCTGGTAGATCCTCCACTTGATGCAGCAATGATGACAGAAGAGATATTTGGTCCTTTGCTTCCCATAATCACA CTGGACAAGGTTGAGGACAGTATTGCTTTTATCAACTCAAAGCCTAAGCCACTTGCAATTTATGCCTTCACCAACAATGAAAAATTCAAGAGAAGAATGTTATCTGAAACATCATCAGGAAGCTTGGTATTCAACGATGCAGTTATTCAG TATGCAGCTGATGCCTTACCATTTGGAGGGATTGGAGAAAGTGGGCTGGGCAAGTATCATGGGAAATTCTCATTCGACACGTTTAGCCACTACAAGGCAGTGACAAGAAGAAGCTTCCTGACTGATTTTTGGTTCAGATTTCCTCCATGGAATGATTACAAGCTGTTGCTTTTGGAAGGGACTTACAAATCTGACTATCTTGGAATGCTGCTGGTCATTCTTGGCTTAAAGAGGCGAAGATAG
- the LOC118033016 gene encoding aldehyde dehydrogenase family 3 member F1 isoform X2, with product MEGVKGLESDLEAMRQYFRSGKTKDVAWRQSQLKGLLSFIKEKEKDIFKALKEDLGKHHVEAYRDEVGILTKSIKFALHGLKEWMSSKKAKLPIVALLSSAELVPEPLGFVLIISSWNFPFGLSLEPLIGAIAAGNTMVLKPSELAPASASLLANVLPTYLDSSAVKVIQGGPAVGERLLQQKWDKIFFTGSARVGRIIMSAAVKHLTPVALELGGKCPAVVDSVSSSWDTKVELMKVMVKKMFGENPRETNTVARIVNEQHFLRLKNLLSDSAVQNSIVYGGSMDEKNLFVEPTILVDPPLDAAMMTEEIFGPLLPIITLDKVEDSIAFINSKPKPLAIYAFTNNEKFKRRMLSETSSGSLVFNDAVIQYAADALPFGGIGESGLGKYHGKFSFDTFSHYKAVTRRSFLTDFWFRFPPWNDYKLLLLEGTYKSDYLGMLLVILGLKRRR from the exons ATGGAGGGTGTGAAGGGTTTGGAGAGTGATTTAGAGGCCATGAGACAGTATTTTAGGAGTGGAAAGACCAAAGATGTAGCTTGGAGGCAATCTCAGCTGAAAGGATTGCTCTCGTTTATcaaggaaaaagagaaagacaTCTTCAAGGCTTTAAAGGAAGATTTAGGGAAGCATCATGTTGAGGCATACAGAGACGAA GTAGGGATATTGACAAAATCCATCAAATTTGCACTGCACGGGTTAAAAGAATGGATGTCAAGCAAGAAG GCCAAGTTGCCAATAGTTGCCCTGTTATCGTCTGCAGAATTGGTACCTGAACCTCTTGGTTTTGTCCTAATTATTTCATCGTGGAATTTTCCTTTTG GACTATCCTTGGAACCACTGATAGGAGCAATAGCTGCTGGTAACACGATGGTTTTAAAACCTTCGGAATTAGCTCCTGCAAGTGCTTCTCTTCTAGCAAATGTTTTGCCAACTTACCTAGACAGTTCAGCTGTCAAGGTTATCCAAGGAGGACCAGCTGTGGGTGAACGTCTCCTACAGCAGAAATGGGACAAGATCTTTTTTACAG GAAGTGCACGAGTAGGACGAATAATTATGTCAGCAGCTGTGAAACATCTCACACCTGTTGCTCTAGAATTGGGAGGTAAATGCCCTGCTGTTGTGGATTCTGTATCATCTTCATGGGATACAAAG GTGGAATTAATGAAAGTTATGGTCAAGAAAATGTTTGGTGAAAACCCAAGAGAGACAAATACTGTTGCAAGAATAGTCAACGAACAGCATTTCTTGAGATTGAAGAATCTTCTAAGCGACTCAGCCGTGCAAAATTCCATTGTCTATGGAGGTTCAATGGATGAAAAGAATCT GTTCGTCGAGCCAACAATCCTGGTAGATCCTCCACTTGATGCAGCAATGATGACAGAAGAGATATTTGGTCCTTTGCTTCCCATAATCACA CTGGACAAGGTTGAGGACAGTATTGCTTTTATCAACTCAAAGCCTAAGCCACTTGCAATTTATGCCTTCACCAACAATGAAAAATTCAAGAGAAGAATGTTATCTGAAACATCATCAGGAAGCTTGGTATTCAACGATGCAGTTATTCAG TATGCAGCTGATGCCTTACCATTTGGAGGGATTGGAGAAAGTGGGCTGGGCAAGTATCATGGGAAATTCTCATTCGACACGTTTAGCCACTACAAGGCAGTGACAAGAAGAAGCTTCCTGACTGATTTTTGGTTCAGATTTCCTCCATGGAATGATTACAAGCTGTTGCTTTTGGAAGGGACTTACAAATCTGACTATCTTGGAATGCTGCTGGTCATTCTTGGCTTAAAGAGGCGAAGATAG